Within the Bacteroidota bacterium genome, the region CGCCAGAAGAACGCCTCCTGGCGGAAGGGGCTTTCAGGGAAGTGCTCCAGAAGCTCGCGAAATCTCTGCTCGGCCAGCCCATATTGGGCTTGGTAAAAGTGGGCCCGTCCGATTAAGAGCAGGGCGTCGTCAACGAACCGGCTCCGGGGCCGATCCCGAATCACGGCGGCGGCCTTTTCGATGGCCGTGCTCCATGGGTCGGAGGGGCTGGCCCCTCTCGAAGGTCCTGCTGCGGGAACCTCAGGCGCCTCCGGTGTGAGGGTATAGACCCACAGCCATTCATGCAGAGTCGGCTGCCCGTGTTCCGTCCTCTGCTGCCTTTCGGCTTTCGAGAAAGCCGCCCGAGCGTTGTAGAAGGTGTTGAAGTAGGCCGTGAAGTCCACCCACGTCTGCGCGGCCCGAGGTCGGAGCGCGCTGCAACCGGCAAGCAAGACGGCGCCCAGCGCTATGGTGGCGATGGTTCTCACAGCGTGGCCACCTGCACCATATTGGTTCGGCCTTTGGCCGGAAGCGGCATGCCGGCCGTGATCACCACGCGATCACCGGGCTTGGCCCAGCCGCGGCGCAGCAATTCCTCTCGGACCCGGTCGATGACGGCATCCGTGTGCGCCTGAAAAGGGATGGGCACGCCGATTGTGCCCCGAACCAGATGCAGCAGGGCCGCTACATGGGGATCGTCCGTAAAGGCCACGATCGGCACCCAGGGGCGGTACTTGGCGATCACGCGGGCCGTCTGCCCCGAAAATGTCAAGCAGGCAATCGCACGCGCCCCAACTTGTCGAGCCAGCTCGCAGGCCGTGTAGCTGATGGCCTCTGTTACAGCCTCCTCCGCAGTGCGGGCTGGGGTAAATGGGTGCGGTGGGAAGAGATCCGGTCGCGCCTCTGTGGCCTCAATAATGCGCGCCATCACGCGCACCGCCTCTACGGGATGACGCCCCATCGCCGTTTCGGCCGAGAGCATCACAGCGTCTGTACCGTCCAGCACAGCGTTGGCTACATCGGTGGCCTCAGCCCGCGTGGGTCGAGGGTTTTCGACCATGGATTCCAACATCTGCGTGGCCGTGATGATGGGCCGAGCCCGTTGCAGGCTTTTGCGGATAATATCCTTCTGCAACAGCGGAATCTGATCGGGTGACGCCTCAATCCCCAAATCCCCCCGCGCCACCATCACGGCATCGGCCACCTCCAGGATTTCCTCCAGGGCCTCCACCGCTTCAGGCTTCTCGATCTTCGCCACCACGCCCGCCCGACCCCCCAGGGCCGCGATCTCGCGCCGCAGCGTGCGCACATCCTCCGCAGTCCGCACAAAGGAAAGGGCTATCCACTCCACCCCCTGCGCCAACGCAAAACGCAGATCCTCTCGGTCCTTGCTCGTGAGCGCCGGCAGCCGCACCGGCACGCGAGGCAGGTTCATCCCCTTTCGGGAACGCAGCAGCCCCCCAACCTCCACAACCGCTAAAACCTCCCGCGGACGCGTCTCCAGCACCCGCAGCTCCATCAGGCCATCATCTAACAGAATCCGGTCCCCGGGCCGCACGTCCTCCGGCAAGTGCGCGTAGTTCGTGCTCAGCCGCCAGCTGGTGCTCGGCAGAGGTTCGGTGCTGATCAGCACCTGCTGACCGGCGCGTAGTTCTACGGCATCACCCTCTACGGGGCCGATGCGGATCTTCGGACCCTGTAGATCGTACAGAATCGGCACCGTACGAGAGAGCTCGCGCCCAGCCTGACGCACATAGGCGATCAGCCGGGCTTGATCCTCGTGCGTGCCGTGCGCGGCGTTGAGCCGGGCCACGTCCATACCGGCCTCTAGTAGGGCCCGAATCCGCTCCGGGCTCTGTGTAGCCGGCCCCAGGGTGCAGATGATCTTCGTATGCCGCATCATCCCAGTAACTCCAGCAGGCGCACGAGAGCCGCAGTGGCGCGCTCCCGGACGGAATCGTGAACCCGATCGGAAAGAGCGGTGGGCTCGAGGTTGATCTCGACCGTATAGGCGCCCGATTCCCAGGCGATCTCCGGAAGCCAGGCCGCCGGATAAACAACGGCGGAGGTGCCGATCACCAAAAAGACCTCAGCGCGTCGGGCGGCGGCCTCGGCCCGCATCCAGGCCTCTTCCGGCAGAGGTTCGCCAAACCAGACCACATCGGGCCGAACAAGCTCCCCGCAGTGCGCGCAACGGGGCGGCTCTTTGAGCTCTGTATCGGGTTCGACCCAGGGCCGCTGGCAGGCGACGCAACGGTTGCGTTCTATGTTGCCGTGCAGCTCCACCACGTTGCGGCTGCCGGCGCGCCGGTGCAGGTTGTCGACGTTCTGCGTGATGAGCGTAAAATCCGGATAGCGCTCCTCCAGCGCAACAAGGGCCAGATGGGCGGCGTTCGGCTGGGCCTCCCGCGCCACCCGACGCCGGTGTTCGTACCAAGACCAGACAAGCTCGGGGTTGCGCAGGAAGGCCTTTACGTTGGCCAGCTCTTCGGGCTTGAACCGGGCCCAGAGGCCCTCTGGGCTGCGAAAAGTCGGAATTCCGCTCTCCGCGGATATGCCCGCTCCGGTTAGCACGGCCACTGAGCGGGCGCGCCGCAGTCGTTCAATGGTCTTCGGATGGTACATGGCTCATGCGGCGCAGCAGTTCCATCACCTCGGCCATGTCCTCAGGGGGATCGGCCGCAAACTGGAGCCATTGCCCCGTTACGGGGTGCCGAAACCCCAGCGTGCGGGCGTGCAGGGCCTGTCGGGGCAGGCGTTCCAGAAGCGCCTGATACGCAGCTCGCCGGCCGGCGCGCTCAGCCCCGTAGCGCAGGGTCCGCCCCCCGTAGACCGGATCCCCGAAGACGGGATGCCCCAGCCAGGCGCAATGCACCCGTATTTGGTGCGTGCGACCCGTAAGCAGGCGCAGCTCAAGCAGAGAGAGCGCCTCGTAGCGCTCCAAGACCCGGTAGCGCGTCACAGCCGGCTTGCCCGAAGCCAGAACGGCCATGCGCTTGCGGTCGCGCGGATCTCGACCAATGGGGGCCGAGATCTCGCCCTCCGGCTCCGGATGCCCCCAGACCAGCGCCCAATAGCGGCGCTCCAAAGTTCGAAGCTGAAACTGCCGGGCTAGGTTCGCGTGTGTGCCTTCGTCCTTGGCCACCAAGAGCAGTCCGGAGGTGTCCTTGTCAAGTCGGTGCACGATACCGGGCCGGAGCACGGGATCGTTCAGCCCCGAAAGCCGGCCTACGTGGGCAAGCAGCCCGTTTACGAGCGTGCCGCTCCAGTGCCCAAAGGCCGGGTGCACGACCACGCCGGGGGGTTTATTGAGCACCAACAGGTAGGCGTCCTCATAACGGATATCTAGCTCCATGGGCTCAGGCCGCACCTCCGGAGGCGGGGGCTTGGGGATCATGACCTCGATCCGGTCGCCAGCCCGCACGCGATAGCCCGCCCTCGTGGCGAGCTCGCCTGAGACCCGCACCAGGCCCGCCGCTATGGCGGCCTGCACCCGGGAGCGCGTGGCGTGCTCCAGGCGCCGCGCGATGTAGAGATCAAGCCGTTCCCGCTCCCGATAGCCAGCGGGAACCTCGAGGACGACACGACGCACTTCAGCCATCGGAGGCCGCAGCATGGCGAAGGCGCATTCGGGCGCGGATGCGTTCTAGTTCCGGCTTCAGGAGGTCCCAGAGCGAGTCTGGAGCGGCAAGCGTTACGGAGACCACGTGATGGTTTGGCGTAAGCAGGGCCGCCTGCACAGCGTGCAACACCTGCTGCGTGCCCGGCACGAGCACGTGACCCTCGATTTCGTGCGCTTCTAGACCCGCTATCTGGGTGCGGCGCTCTTCGTGCACCTCCGTATTGGGGGCCGTGGCCGTCTGCTTGATCAGGCGCCGGCGCAATAGCTCAAGCGAAAGCGTATCCCGAACCGGATCATAGGGGGCGGCGCGGACGACCACGTTGTTGTAGCTCATCGGCACCCCCGGGGCTCGGGCCCGGAGCTCATACCAGCGCCGCTCCCCGCGCCAACCGGCCGGAAGCCAGACCTCTAAGGCGTCGCGGCCCACAACGAGCACGGAGTCGCGCCGCAGCACAAAGCGCTCCACATCCGAGGCCGGACGATCGCGCTCCAGACGGCCGCAGCCCAGGCTCAGCAGAAGCAAGCTAAGCGCAATCGCGCTCGTAGATCGCATACGCCGCTCGACGAAAGCCGGTCCGTTCGTATACGGCCATGGCCATCCGATTTTCTTGGTGCACGTACAGACGCAAGCCGCAAACGTCACTAGAGGCGCGGGCTGCGGCCTGCACTTCCCGCAAAAGGGCGCGAAAAACCCCACGACCTCGCCATGAGGGCGCAACGTAGACGCTCTGCACCCACCAAAAATATCGGGCCCGCCAATCGCTCCACTCCCTGGTGATAAGCAGCTGCCCTACAGGAGTCGATCCGTTTTTTGCTATCCAATAACGGCCTTTTTGAGAGTCCCGCAGCACAGCCTCCACGCCGGCCCGCACCCGCTCGGGATCCAGGGTCAGGCCCTCAGACTCCCAGGCCAGGGCCAGGTTGAAAGCGACGATCGCCTCCGCGTCCTCCCAAGAGGCCACATGCACCCGAAACGAGCTCATTCCGTCCAACCCTGGTTCTCCAGCCGCTGTTCCTGTGGTACCGGCCCAGCAGGACGCGCCGGAACACCCTTGTAAATGAGACCCGGTTGCGCATGCCGCGTCAGCACAGCACCGGCGCCTACCAGCGCGTCCTCCCCGATTTCTATGCCCGGCAGGATCGTCGCATGCACCCCAATGCGCCCGCCTCGACGCACGGTCACGCCGCGAAAACGCCGAAAGCGCTCCGCCGTGCGGCCCGCAAAGGGATCGTTGCTTGTGGCTACACAGGGGGCGACGAACACAAAATCCTCCAGCCGCGAGTAGGCCGTTATGTAGGCGTTTGTTTCTAGTTTGCAATAACGGCCTATGAGGCAGTCGTTCTCCACCGCCACCCCCCGGCCGATGATCGTGCCCGCGCCCACCTGAACACGCTCCCGCACCGTGGCCAGGTCCGCCACCATGACGCCGGCCTCCAGGCGCGCCCCCGCATATATGATGGCGTGCGCCCCGATCAGGCATCCGTCGCCGATCTCCGCCGGCGGCTGCTCTTCGGCCCGCGTGACGGCGCTGCGCGCGGCCCGCATGGGCTGCTTGCCGATCACGGCGTGCTCGTCTATGCGCACCCCATCCCCGATGCGCACACCGGCGTGCACCACCACATGATGCCCGATTCGGCAGTTGCGCCCGATGCGCACCCCCGCCCCGATCACGACAAAAGCGCCCAGCTCCGTGCCTGGACCGATCTCGGCCGTGGGATCGATCCAGCATGTCGCCCTCATGGATGCAGATGCGGCAGTATCTCGCGTAGCTTCTTCCATGTCTCCTCCAACGCCTCGGAGATAACCTTCACCTCCCCGAGCACGGGCATGAAATTCGTGTCCCCGTGCCAGCGGGGCACCACATGCAGGTGCACGTGATCCTCGATCCCGGCCCCCGCCACGCGGCCCAGGTTCATGCCCACATTATAGCCGTGGGGCTGCATAAGCGCATCGAGGGCCCGGATGGCCAAGCGCGCAGCACACCAGAGCTCCAGCAGTTCGGCCTCCTCAAGCCGCAGCAGCGAGTCCACATGCCGGAAGGGCACGGCCATCAGATGGCCGCTGTTGTACGGGTACAAGTTCAGCACAAGGAAAACGCGTTCGCCCCGCCAGACGATCAAGTTCTCGGGGCTGTCGGGCCTCTGAGGAGCCTCGCAGAAAATGCAATCCCGAGACCCGGATCCCTCCTTGAAAGAGGCGATGTACCGAGAGCGCCAGGGGGAAAAGAGCCGCTCCATAGGGACCAAGGTGTGGTGGGCGTTCAAAGATACGCAACAGGGCCTCAGCGCGGCGGCCGCGCATGAAGAACCTGCATGAGATCGTCTACGGGCAGCGGCCACTTGTGATAACGAAAGCCCTCGGCGTAGGCGGCTCCGATGAGCAGGCCGAAGTGCCGCAGCCGACCGATGAGCCCCTCCCAGAAGCGATCCGTAGAGAGTAACGTCGGCGGGTCGTCCCCGGCGTAATCGGGGCTGAAAAGCTGAGACCGGTAGGCCCGCACGGCCTGTAAGCGTTCCTCGATCACATCCGATATGTCCACTACGAAGTGCGGCCGCAGATCATCGTGCTGTAGGTAATGCAGGATGTGATGAGGCCGCCAGGGCTCCTGCGGGGTGCCATCGGCCTCCAGCGTTTGGATTCGACGCAGGCCGGCGTAAAAGGAGGCCTCCACGACCAGACGGGCGGCATGTTCGTGATCCGGATGCCGATCCGTGGGCGCGTTTACCAGGATCAGATGCGGTCGATAGCGGCGCAGCACCCGGATCACGGCCAACCGCGCCGCTTCGTTTAGGGGGATGTGGCCGTCTGGAAGGCCTAGGTTTTCGCGTATGCTTAAGCCCAGTATGCGCGCGGCCGCCTCGGCTTCCTGGGCGCGTATTTCAGGCGTGCCGCGCGTACCCAGCTCCCCGCGCGTGAGATCTACAATCCCGGTCCGATAACCGGCCCGAGCAAGCTTAAGAAGCGTGCCGCCGCAGGAGAGCTCTGCGTCGTCCGGGTGCGCAGCGAAGGCCAATACATCTAGCTGCATCGGGATCTCCGAAAAACGGGACGAAGTTACGAGCTCGCGCCTTATGGGTCCAGCCGTTAGCGAACTCGGGGAGTCCGGTCTATTTTTGCGATATGCGCAAGCTCTTGCCGCATGAAATCCGGCGCCCCAGCCTAGAGGAGCTCCCTCGGCTTCCCCGGCATCCGATCGTGCTCGTGGCGGAGAACATCCGAAGCCTGCACAACGTGGGCTCTTTTTTCCGCACCGCCGACGGGGCGCGCATCGAGAAAGTTTACCTAACGGGCTTTACGGGCACGCCTGAACGGGCTGAGGTGCGCAAAACCGCCCTAGGAGCCGAGGCCTCTGTGCCGTGGGAGCACGATCCGGACACGCTAGCCGTGCTGGAGCGCCTGCGAGCGGCCGGCTATCGGATCGCAGCCCTGGAGCTAACCGACTGTAGCCGCCCCTACCACGCCGTGCGCCCAGAGGAATTCCCCTTGGCGCTCGTGGTAGGCAACGAGCTTACGGGCGTTTCGGATGCGGCCCTGCAGCGATGCGATTTCGCCCTCGAGATCCCTCAGTACGGGATCAAGCACTCCCTGAACGTCTCTGTTGCCGCCGGGGTGGTCCTTTTCACCCTGGTGCATCTGTACCGAGAGGCCTGCGGCCTACCCAGCGGGTATACGCCCGAGCAGGAACATCTACTGGGGCGCTTCCGCGGCCGTGAGGCGCTCTCGCAGGACCCTTGCGGCCTGCACCATGGCCCATAGATTGCGCTCCACTTCCTGCCAAGTGCGGGTCTTCAGACCGCAGTCAGGGTTGACCCAGAGCCGTTCCGGGGTAATGTACCTTAAATATGCCTCTAGGCGCCTCGTTACCTCTTCTGGGCTCACCTCCTGGGGCGAGTGCACATCGAAGGCTCCGGGACCTACGGAGAGCCCCAGGCCTTTTAGGGCCTCAAGAAAACGCGGCTCCTGGCGAGAGGCCTCGATGCTGACCACATCGGGATCCATGGCCTCAAGAAAGGGCCTCAGCACCGCGTAATCGGAGTAGCAAAGGTGCACGTGCACTTGCACCCGGGGCCCCACAGGAACAGCGCGCCGGAAGGCCTCTCGGACCAGCTCCAGATATGCCGGACGATCCGAGGCCCGAAGGGGAAGCTTCTCGAGCAGGGCCGGTTCGTCGATCTGCAAAAACCGAAAACCCGCCTCCTCTATGGCCCGCACCTCTTCTGAGAGGGCTTCGGCGAGGTTCAGCACGACTTGAGCGAAGCTTGCCCCTTCAGGTAGGTAACTCCAAGCCGCCAACGTAATAGGTCCCGTCAGAATAGCCTTCACGGGCTTGTGGGTGAGGCTTTGGGCGTAGCGCAGTTCCTCCAGGATCAGGGGTCTTGTGCGCCGCGCCGGACCCGACAGGATCGGGGGCCGGTACACGCGGCTTCCGTAGGACAGAACCCAGCCTCCGGGGTTGAGGTGAAAGCCCTCTAGCCGCTCGGCGAAGAACTCCACCATGTCGCTGCGCTCCGGCTCCCCATGCACCAGCACGTCCAGGCCGACTTCCTCTTGAAAGCGGATCACGCGCCAGATGGCCTGCCTTATGGCTTCCCAGTAGGCCGCAGAGGCGAGCTTGCCCTCTCGGAGCCTAGCCCGAAGAGCGCGCAGCTCTTGGGTCTGCGGAAAGCTTCCGATGGTGGTGGTGGGCAAAAGCGGCAGCCCTAGGTCCTGCTGCGCCTGGCGTCGCACTTCAAGAGGGGGCCGGGGCCTAGGCGGGGAGTCCGGATCAGAAAACCGCGTCGGCTCCTGACGGGGTCGCCAGCGCTCAGCCTCCCGCCAGGCCGCCTCTTCTTGACTGAGCATGCGGCTTAGTAGGGCCAGCTCACGCAGCCGCTCCTCGGCGAAGGCCAGTTTCCCCTCCAGGCCCGGAGGCGGGGTCTCAACCCGCCAGGGCAGGTGGTATAACGGGGCGCGTGGGGCTAGCCACAGTTCGCGACCCGTTTCCCCCAGAGCCCCCTGCAAGCGATCGGCTAGCTCCGGCAAGGGGGTGCGCCAGACCTCTTGGCCCTCCACCACGCCCAAGACGAGCACGCCGGGCGCTTGGGAAAGCTCGGCCCAAATCGCCTGTTCCTTGAGGTCTAGGCTTACGCCAGCCCAGGGCAGACCATAGAGCACCCCTCGCACCCGGGGCTCCGGAAACAGGTAGGGGCAAAGGAGCACAAGCGGCAGCGCCGAAAGCATGCGTGCATAAAGCCCCCTTAGCAAGGGCGCATCCTCAGCCGCTTCGTCCAAACCCAAGGCGGGCTCCTCCAAAAGGGCTAAGGGGGCTCCGGCCTGCTTGAGCTCGGCCAAAAAGACGGCGTACACCTCCCCCAGCGCCCCCAGGTGTTCGGCGCGCCTTTGCTCCGGGGGAGGGTTTTGGGCTAAGCGCAGCAGGGTGTAAGGTCCAAGCAGCAGGGGCAGCCCTTCGGGGTGGCTCCGGTAAGCCGCAAGGGGCTTGTTCCAGTGAGGGCGGTAGTCGGGTTTCTCCGGAAGCGCCGGGGCCAAGTAATGGTAGTTCGTCCCAAACCATTTCCTTAGGGGCAGCGCGCCTTTGCCGCGCGCCAGGGCGTAGTAGGCCTCAGGATCTTCGGGGTCTATGGGGTAGATCCCCACCATGATGGCCACATCCAGCAGGGGATCATACAGGCTCATCTCTCCCACCGGATAGCGATCCACGTACCGGCGGTAGGTGGCCAGCCGCAGTTCCTCTAGAGTCTCAAGCCCCCTCCAGAAGTCCGCCTCGGAGATCTTTCCCGCCCAGTAGCCCTCTAAGAGCTCCTTGTACTCCCGGCTTGGGCCCAACCGGGGAAGGCCATAGGCCAGCGTTTTGAACATATCCCCCTCCTTATAAAGGCGAATCGGACGCTATAACCCTCTCGCAGATCAAAATAAAGCTAGCTTAGCTCTCCGATGAAAACCGCAAACGGCTTTAGGACTATTTCGCGGGGGCGCTGGAGGACTTCCTTTTCGCAAAAAAGGCGGCGAACGGATCTACCCCTAGGCAGGGGCGCGCAAACCTCCTCCGAGCTCATGTTGAACGTGATCCAGCAGGTCTGACCGCTCACGGCATCGCGTCGCAGGAAGGTCAAACAAGCCTCCGAATCCCCGAGCGGCTCGTAGTCTCCGCCGTAAAGGGCCGGGGTGCGCTGGCGAAGCCGAATGAGCCTACGGTAATAGTGGAGCATCGAGTTGGGGTCTTGCTCCTGATCGGCCACGTTGATCCCCTGGGCGTAGTTGGGGTTGACGGGAAGCCATGTTTCGACCCCCGGTGGGCTAAAGCCCGCGTTCGGCGCGTTGGCCCATTGCATGGGTGTGCGACAGCGGTCTCGACTTGTGCGTATGGCCAGCGTGCGCGCCCATTCCGGATCGCAGCCGCAGGCCACGGCGGTCCTATACAGCACGATGGCCTGGGTGTCGCGGAGCTGCTCTACGTCCTGCAGCAGCAGATCGGTCATGCCGATCTCCTCCCCGTAATACAGTACGGGCGTGCCCTTGAGGGTGAGCAGCAGCGCGGCGTTAAGACGCGCTATCGCCTCGTCGTGCTCGCCGTCTCCGAAGGCGGAGCGCACGCGGGAGCTGTCGTGGTTGTTGAGCGTATTGCAGGGCCATGCGCCGGGGGGAAGTTGGGCTAGCCGCTCGGCCTGATTGGCACGTACGAAAGCCGGCCGTATGCGGTTCGTGTGCATGAGGGGAAAGTTGAAGACCAGATGCAGCTCATCTTGCCCGTTGCCGTAGTAGGATATGTCGTGATCCTCGCCGATGAGCACGCGATCTCCCGGGTACGTATCCACTAGGGCGCGCAGCGCCTTCATGAGGACGTGCACCTCGGGTTGGGCGTTTTGGTGGCGGAACGTCTGCGCCAGGGCTTGCGCAAGCTCGCGCATCTGCTCCGGCGGCAGGTTCTCCCGCCAAGCGCGCAGGATCTCCAGATCCGAGAGCCGGATCTCGGCCGGAGGCATGTCGGGATGCTCGTAGATCGTGCTGATGGCGTCCAGGCGAAATCCATCCACTCCGAGCGAAAGCCAAAAGCGCACGACCTCCCACATCGCCTCCTGCACTTCGGGGTTGCGCCAGTTCAGGTCTGGTTGCTCCTTGAAAAAGTAGTGATAGTAATACTGGCCCGTTGCGGGGTCGAACTCCCAGGCGGAGCCTCCGAAGACAGAGCGCCAGTTGTTCGGCGGCCCTCCGTCGGGACCCGGATCGCGCCACACGTACCAGTTTCGTTTGGGGTTGCTGCGATCTGAGCGCGACTCCAAAAACCACGGATGGCGATCGGAGGTATGATTGAGCACGAGATCAACCAAGACGCGTATACCCCGAGCGTGCGCCTGGCGCACCAGCAGCCGAAAGTCCTCAAGCGTGCCGTATTCCGGGGCTACAGCCATGTAGTCGGCCACGTCATAGCCCCAATCCACGTTGGGGGACGGATAGTGGGGGCAAAGCCAGATAGCGCCGATTCCGAGCCGTCGCAGGTAATCGAGCTTGCCCAGGATGCCGTTTAAGTCTCCGATGCCATCTCCGTTGGCGTCGGCGAAGCTGCGCGGATAGATCTGGTAGAAAACCTCTCGCTGCCACCATTTCAGAGGTGTGCGCATCCGAAAGTTCCCCCCCTGAAGATCTGATGCTGTCCGATCGCGAGCATATCCCGCAGGATGCGGTTGAGGCGCGACGTCTCCTGCACGGCCAACATGCCGCAGCAGGGCAGGGCGGCCAGAGTAAGCCTGCGCATGCTTTCCAGATGAACCCCGATTCGCTCAGCCCATTGGCGTTGCTCTTGAGCCGTCATGCCGTTTCCGGCTGCCCGTTCAAGCCCGCTAATAAGTCCGAATAAGATCCTGCCGTGCCAGCGTGCCTTCCTCCTATAGGCCGCCACGCGCTGGCGACGCTCCAGGGCATGAGCCAACGACGCGACAGCTTCGTCCAAGAAGGCCATCACCAAGCCGTAGGCTACGGCACCTATGGAGACGAGCGCGAAAAGCTCGAACGGAATCCGATATACGGGGAGGCCGGGGTCCCAGAGCTGTTCGCCCACGACGAAGCTATGGGCCTCGGGCACGAAGACCTCGGTGACGCGAAACGACCAGCTGGAGGTGGCCCGCATGCCCATGGCATGCCAATCGGGTATGAGTTCGACCGCCTCGCGAGGGAAGGCGAAAGCCCTGATGGCGTTGCCCTCCTCCGGAAGCACCGCGTTTGCGGTAAACAAGCTTGCGTACTGCGCGCCGCTGGCGTAGCGCCAGGTACCGCTTACGCGGTAACCGCCGGTGACGCGATACGCCCTTCCGCTGGGGTATCCAGAACCCGCGATCACGGCTTGCTGGGGAGAGAAGAAGGCCTTTGCCACCTCAGGCGGAAAGGAAGGCACGAAAAACCCTCCCCCTGCGCCGATCTGCACCAACCACGCCACGCTTCCGTCGGCCCTAGCGAGCGCCGCGTAGAGCGCGGCGGCCTCCCGAAGGGACAGGGCGAGCCCGCCGAATGACTTGGGCACAAACAGCTTAAAAAGCCCTCGCTCAACAAGCTGTGCCAGGACGTCCTCAGGCAGCGTCGGGTGAGCCTGCCAGCGTGGAGCGTTTTCGGCGATGAACGCGATAAAGTCCTTTTGTGCCCTCAAGTAGAAGCCATCTCCTAGCGACATGCAGCAACACCCCCTTCAAGGGGGCGAAGATCCCGATCAGGGGTCGATATTTGCTCATTGCGAACAGCTTAAAGCTCATGCAGGGCCGGGCTTATCGGGGTCGTCTTCCTCCCCCAGGGCTCCCCAATCGAGCTCAGAGGGCTTTTCCTCCCGATACTCTGGAGGCCATTCTGAGGGCGAGGTCTCCTCTCGGAGCGGCACAAAGGGATCCGGGATCTCAGGCAGGTGCGTGAACCAGTCCACTGCGTAGACCAACTCCGACGGGGTCGTTTCCTTGAAGGCGATCACCTCCACACGTCGGCCCGAATCGGCCACAGCCTCGATAAGCTCCAGAAAATGCCCATTGCCTGAGCCCAGCACGACCACATCCAGATGGGGCAACAGGCGCAGCACATCCGCTGCGATGCCCATGTCCCAGAGCCCGTGGTATGTCGTACGGTCCAATTCGGTATACCGGTCATGAGGTCGCACCCGGCGGCGCACGCGGTAGCCCAGCGCGGAAAGCTTGTACACAAACGGCCGGATCGAGCTCCCCCCCTCTTGTTCAACCACGTATGCTGTGGCTCGCACCAGGCGACGGTATCCCACAGCAAACCGAAGCAAACTCTCGAAGTTTACATACCGCCCGTAGAATTCACGGCTGGCGTAGTAGAGATTCTCCGTGTCCACAAAGATCCCCACGCGCTGATCCCGCACGTTCCCCCATTTGATGGCGCCCATACGAACCTCTTCCTTTTGGGGAAGTCCAGCCAAGCTAACCAAAGCTAACACGCGACTTGAGCTTTTTCCAGGCTCACGCTCCGAATGAAGAGGGGCAAATGGGCTCCGCCGGCGCCCGAGAATCCGCCTGCTCAGAACCGCTTCTCGACGAGGCTTTGGTTCTACGCGTGAGCTGTGTATCGGTCGAACTAGAGCCTTAATTTGGTCTGTGTGCAAAACCAACGGAGGGGTGCGATCATGGATATCGCGTGGCGCTTGCTGGGCGCAGTCCTGCTAGCGGGAGCCCCGCTCCTAGCCGGAGCCCAGGGCCCCGCCCGTCGGGCACTGGAGGCCGCATCCCAGAGGGTGCGGGCCTGGTGGC harbors:
- the metE gene encoding 5-methyltetrahydropteroyltriglutamate--homocysteine S-methyltransferase, producing MFKTLAYGLPRLGPSREYKELLEGYWAGKISEADFWRGLETLEELRLATYRRYVDRYPVGEMSLYDPLLDVAIMVGIYPIDPEDPEAYYALARGKGALPLRKWFGTNYHYLAPALPEKPDYRPHWNKPLAAYRSHPEGLPLLLGPYTLLRLAQNPPPEQRRAEHLGALGEVYAVFLAELKQAGAPLALLEEPALGLDEAAEDAPLLRGLYARMLSALPLVLLCPYLFPEPRVRGVLYGLPWAGVSLDLKEQAIWAELSQAPGVLVLGVVEGQEVWRTPLPELADRLQGALGETGRELWLAPRAPLYHLPWRVETPPPGLEGKLAFAEERLRELALLSRMLSQEEAAWREAERWRPRQEPTRFSDPDSPPRPRPPLEVRRQAQQDLGLPLLPTTTIGSFPQTQELRALRARLREGKLASAAYWEAIRQAIWRVIRFQEEVGLDVLVHGEPERSDMVEFFAERLEGFHLNPGGWVLSYGSRVYRPPILSGPARRTRPLILEELRYAQSLTHKPVKAILTGPITLAAWSYLPEGASFAQVVLNLAEALSEEVRAIEEAGFRFLQIDEPALLEKLPLRASDRPAYLELVREAFRRAVPVGPRVQVHVHLCYSDYAVLRPFLEAMDPDVVSIEASRQEPRFLEALKGLGLSVGPGAFDVHSPQEVSPEEVTRRLEAYLRYITPERLWVNPDCGLKTRTWQEVERNLWAMVQAARVLRERLTAAEAPQ
- a CDS encoding alpha-glucosidase, whose product is MRTPLKWWQREVFYQIYPRSFADANGDGIGDLNGILGKLDYLRRLGIGAIWLCPHYPSPNVDWGYDVADYMAVAPEYGTLEDFRLLVRQAHARGIRVLVDLVLNHTSDRHPWFLESRSDRSNPKRNWYVWRDPGPDGGPPNNWRSVFGGSAWEFDPATGQYYYHYFFKEQPDLNWRNPEVQEAMWEVVRFWLSLGVDGFRLDAISTIYEHPDMPPAEIRLSDLEILRAWRENLPPEQMRELAQALAQTFRHQNAQPEVHVLMKALRALVDTYPGDRVLIGEDHDISYYGNGQDELHLVFNFPLMHTNRIRPAFVRANQAERLAQLPPGAWPCNTLNNHDSSRVRSAFGDGEHDEAIARLNAALLLTLKGTPVLYYGEEIGMTDLLLQDVEQLRDTQAIVLYRTAVACGCDPEWARTLAIRTSRDRCRTPMQWANAPNAGFSPPGVETWLPVNPNYAQGINVADQEQDPNSMLHYYRRLIRLRQRTPALYGGDYEPLGDSEACLTFLRRDAVSGQTCWITFNMSSEEVCAPLPRGRSVRRLFCEKEVLQRPREIVLKPFAVFIGELS
- a CDS encoding acyl-CoA dehydrogenase family protein, yielding MSLGDGFYLRAQKDFIAFIAENAPRWQAHPTLPEDVLAQLVERGLFKLFVPKSFGGLALSLREAAALYAALARADGSVAWLVQIGAGGGFFVPSFPPEVAKAFFSPQQAVIAGSGYPSGRAYRVTGGYRVSGTWRYASGAQYASLFTANAVLPEEGNAIRAFAFPREAVELIPDWHAMGMRATSSWSFRVTEVFVPEAHSFVVGEQLWDPGLPVYRIPFELFALVSIGAVAYGLVMAFLDEAVASLAHALERRQRVAAYRRKARWHGRILFGLISGLERAAGNGMTAQEQRQWAERIGVHLESMRRLTLAALPCCGMLAVQETSRLNRILRDMLAIGQHQIFRGGTFGCAHL